Within the Beduinella massiliensis genome, the region TGGCGTTGCTGTCCCACCTGCTTGGTGTGTCGCCTACGGTGATGTGGCAGTGCTTCTTCATGCCCACCAGCTCCGTCACTACCCTGATTACAGAGGAGAGGGTGCGGGGCGAGGTCTTCTTCAAGTGCATGCAGTTAGGCGATACGTCGCACCTGTATGCCGAAGGCGAGCCGGTGTCCCATTCAGGGCTGTATTGCGAGGTATACGGCGCAGGCGACGTAAAGGAAGCACAGTGAAAGGCGGGCAAGGGCGCCTTTTGCAGGCGCGGAGCGGCAGGCAATCCATCCACCAGATCATCCGCACCGTGGTGCTGCTGTTTTTCTTGAGCTTTGCGGCGGTGAGCCTCATCGGCAATCAGTTGCTGTACAACGCGTACAGCAACGGTTTTGCTGCGCAGCAGGGCGAGATATACGAGCGGTACTTCTCTCAAATCGAAACAAACCTGAGGGAAGCGGAGCGCGTCTCCCTCCAGCTTGTTTCCAGTGAAACGATCCAGCAGGCGTTAGGTACGATTGCGCAGGCGCAGGGACAGACGCTGGCCAATGCACGAACCGCCCTGCACTCCGCAATCACCTCTACGGTGGGGAACGCGTTCTATTTTGCGCGCAACGTAGTGCTGAAGGACACGCGAGGCTTTTGTTACAGCTATGGCGGGGTGGTGAACAAAAACGAGTTGATCGACCAGGTGGAGACGCTGCTTGATAACACGTCGGATGACGGCAGGATGGCTTGGTTTGGGATGGTCAGCGGAGGCAGAGAGTATATGGTCCTGACCCGCGCTATCCGTGAATCCCGGCAATTAAGCTTAAAGGTGCTGGGCTATGAGGCCGTTTGCGTAGACGTACAATCCATGCTGGCAGGCATCGATCGGGGTGCGGAGCCCCTGCTGGAAATGACGGAAATCTACATGGACGGTCTGCGATTGTATCGCGGCGGCCAATGCCCGGAGCTGCCGGAGGACGACGTGGCCGCCATTGAGGACAAACAGCTGATGACTCTGAAGGGGAGCACGATTTTCGTAACCAAGACGGCGGTATTTGATGGACGGATTGTGTTAGTCAATTATGCGAACTTTGACCGGATTACCCAAACCCTGCGCTTCAGCCGCACGGTGCTGCTGCTGGCGGTGCTGGCGCTTTCCCTGCTGTTGATGCTGGCGACGCTGCGAACGATCGACGGGGTGCTGCGGCGGCTCGATAAGCTGGCTGCGGCGGTGGAACACGTGGGCACGGACGACCTGCGGGTGAAGCTGGATCTGGAGCTGCTGGAAAGCAGGGATGAGATTGGCCTGCTGGCGCGGCATTTTCAACGCCTGATGAATCAGGTGGATGAATTGGTCAATCAAAAGCTGAAAAAGCAGCTGTACGCCGCGCAGGCGCAGAACAGGATGCTGCAGGCGCAGATTCGACCGCATTTTCTCTATAACACATTGGAAACCATTCATGCCATGGCGGTGAAGAGCGGAGACGTGCAGATCGGCCGCATTTCTATGTGCTTGTCGAAGTTGGTGCGAGCGTCTTATCGTGGCTCCATGCATGTACCCCTGCGCGATGAAATCGACTTTGTGCAGCAATATCTGACGATCTACCGCATTCGCTTTGGGGAGCGGCTGCGCGCACGGATCGATTACAACGACGCCGACGAGGAAATCCTGCTTCCGCAGATGACACTGCAGCCGCTGATGGAAAACTCGGTACGCTACGGATTGATGACAAAGATGGAGCGGGGGGTGATCCGCCTGCGCATCCGCCGCCGACGCAACCAGCTTGTCATCAGCCTGTATGACAACGGAATGGGTTTCCCACCGGAGGTTGTCGAAAGGTATAACCATCTGCAGTTGGAAGATGAGCTGGAAATCCATGGATACGGCAACGTTCTGCAACGCCTGCGGTATACCTACGGCGAGGAGGCTCATGTGCAG harbors:
- a CDS encoding histidine kinase, translating into MKGGQGRLLQARSGRQSIHQIIRTVVLLFFLSFAAVSLIGNQLLYNAYSNGFAAQQGEIYERYFSQIETNLREAERVSLQLVSSETIQQALGTIAQAQGQTLANARTALHSAITSTVGNAFYFARNVVLKDTRGFCYSYGGVVNKNELIDQVETLLDNTSDDGRMAWFGMVSGGREYMVLTRAIRESRQLSLKVLGYEAVCVDVQSMLAGIDRGAEPLLEMTEIYMDGLRLYRGGQCPELPEDDVAAIEDKQLMTLKGSTIFVTKTAVFDGRIVLVNYANFDRITQTLRFSRTVLLLAVLALSLLLMLATLRTIDGVLRRLDKLAAAVEHVGTDDLRVKLDLELLESRDEIGLLARHFQRLMNQVDELVNQKLKKQLYAAQAQNRMLQAQIRPHFLYNTLETIHAMAVKSGDVQIGRISMCLSKLVRASYRGSMHVPLRDEIDFVQQYLTIYRIRFGERLRARIDYNDADEEILLPQMTLQPLMENSVRYGLMTKMERGVIRLRIRRRRNQLVISLYDNGMGFPPEVVERYNHLQLEDELEIHGYGNVLQRLRYTYGEEAHVQVRSRQGHWTNLAITIPDVLPARLREEATQPVQDSAGG